One stretch of Toxoplasma gondii ME49 chromosome XI, whole genome shotgun sequence DNA includes these proteins:
- the SRS55A gene encoding SAG-related sequence SRS55A (encoded by transcript TGME49_309300~Gene product name based on ToxoDB Community Expert Annotation.~Signal peptide predicted by SignalP 2.0 HMM (probability 0.965) with cleavage site probability 0.651 at residue 29), whose translation MGGFQVFKFFRNAVSATILIGLACWSASAAELANVISCKNGTDFVATSLKQANSKIVLKCSEGATILPAIDSKKFCKDAGCTQQDQLTQVGVSAGAASEVEVAGVSQKTDELTLTLTKNPTNSQTAYFQCIEPKKLREESGLTEQDSATQVACTIQLAIHGSAPASTPTEEKECKYGQNLRISLRPDSRKVTFRCQEDGVLSPTNFEQTFKGHTCNDEAAKVKLTELVTSASLVEGRSSVSKDALSTFSIRGYLDAYTLEASGNLNTDTELCYKCIRTATDRLAREPDLSNECKILITVSGKTTAPDQGDEPQSGDSDVPTDQPNSDAPDETPSEPDQKPDGAEKPTGSSARKSTTGVAILAVLMMFSALPYMR comes from the exons ATGGGGGGTTTCCAAGTGTTCAAATTTTTTCGAAACGCAGTGAGCGCTACAATCCTGATTGGCCTCGCTTGCTGGTCAGCCTCTGCGGCAGAGCTGGCGAATGTAATTAGCTGCAAAAATGGTACCGATTTCGTTGCCACATCACTCAAACAGGCCAACAGCAAAATCGTGTTGAAGTGCTCCGAGGGTGCTACCATCTTGCCAGCTATTGACTCAAAAAAATTCTGCAAGGATGCCGGTTGTACACAACAGGACCAGTTGACCCAGGTGGGGGTGAGTGCGGGTGCGGCTTCGGAAGTTGAAGTCGCAGGCGTCTCGCAAAAGACAGACGAGCTTACCCTCACTTTGACGAAAAACCCTACGAACTCTCAAACTGCATATTTCCAGTGCATCGAGCCCAAGaaactgagagaagaaagtggcCTGACTGAGCAAGACAGTGCCACACAAGTAGCCTGCACAATCCAATTGGCAATACACGGTTCAGCGCCAGCAAGTACGCCGACCGAAGAAA AAGAATGCAAATACGGCCAGAACTTGCGTATCAGTCTCAGACCTGACTCCAGAAAGGTTACCTTTCGGTGTCAAGAAGACGGCGTGTTGTCGCCGACCAACTTTGAACAAACATTCAAGGGACACACCTGCAATGATGAAGCTGCCAAAGTGAAACTAACGGAACTCGTGACATCTGCTTCTCTGGTTGAAGGAAGGTCCTCTGTTTCGAAGGACGCTCTATCGACGTTTTCCATTAGGGGATATCTGGATGCTTACACTCTCGAAGCCTCAGGCAATCTCAACACCGACACCGAACTTTGCTATAAGTGTATCAGGACAGCAACAGACAGGTTGGCTAGAGAACCAGATCTTTCGAACGAATGCAAGATTCTAATTACTGTCTCTGGCAAAACGACCGCACCCGATCAAGGCGATGAGCCGCAGTCTGGTGACTCAGATGTACCAACGGATCAACCGAATTCTGATGCACCCGATGAAACTCCAAGCGAACCAGATCAAAAGCCTGACGGAGCAGAAAAGCCAACTGGCAGTTCTGCACGCAAGTCTACCACAGGGGTTGCCATTCTGGCCGTACTCATGATGTTTTCCGCTCTTCCCTACATGAGATAA
- the SRS55F gene encoding SAG-related sequence SRS55F (encoded by transcript TGME49_309330~Gene product name based on ToxoDB Community Expert Annotation.~Signal peptide predicted by SignalP 2.0 HMM (probability 0.726) with cleavage site probability 0.554 at residue 35), whose translation MEGILLGGFPVSNGLRNAVCVSLLIGILSMSACSAEAPVALTCNENTDFVAGALDEIGSQAELKCQEGHSLHPDKASKTFCKDAACTQEIQLSDDRVSWTTATDNEQLLSRKSVDGNVLTLVEYPEKSQTLYFQCRNKKNEEVQEENRLAQTDKAPKEPCVIQVAAYGTRAAATVEEEHVCKIGNDKSVTLNSTSNKVTFRCASDADTLSTINFEEALQGDGCDQTVKLADLNLSASLVEGMSALSATNAVPYLLESPTETDLPTYTFEVAKLPKEQTVLCYKCIKKTEHESIHKSEPAKDCKFRITVPAAKPNPQGPGEDGQQESHQDPNGQTQQGDDLNPSEPDQKPDGAEKPTGSSARKSTTGVAILAVLMMFSALPYMR comes from the exons ATGGAAGGGATATTGTTGGGGGGTTTTCCTGTCTCTAATGGTCTTCGAAATGCAGTCTGTGTTTCACTCCTCATTGGCATTTTGTCCATGTCAGCCTGTTCGGCGGAAGCGCCGGTTGCCCTTACCTGTAACGAGAATACCGATTTTGTTGCCGGGGCTCTCGACGAAATCGGAAGTCAAGCTGAGTTGAAATGTCAAGAGGGTCATTCCCTACATCCAGATAAAGCCTCAAAGACATTCTGCAAAGATGCCGCATGTACCCAGGAAATACAATTGAGCGACGACAGGGTGAGCTGGACAACGGCCACAGACAATGAACAACTTTTGTCCCGGAAGAGTGTAGATGGCAACGTCCTCACGTTGGTCGAATATCCCGAGAAGTCCCAAACCCTATATTTCCAGTGCCGTAACAAGAAAAATGAGGAAGTCCAAGAAGAAAACCGCTTGGCGCAAACCGACAAGGCGCCAAAGGAACCTTGCGTAATTCAAGTGGCAGCGTACGGTACAAGAGCGGCCGCTACTGTGGAGGAAGAAC ATGTGTGCAAAATCGGCAACGACAAGTCTGTCACCCTCAATTCCACTTCCAACAAGGTTACATTTCGGTGTGCATCAGATGCTGACACACTGTCGACGATCAACTTCGAAGAAGCATTGCAGGGAGATGGCTGTGATCAGACAGTGAAACTGGCGGATCTCAATTTGTCGGCCTCCTTGGTTGAAGGGATGTCTGCCCTTTCGGCAACAAATGCAGTGCCCTACTTGCTTGAGTCCCCCACTGAGACAGATCTGCCAACATACACTTTTGAGGTGGCTAAGTTGCCAAAAGAACAAACAGTACTTTGCTACAAGTGTAtcaagaaaacagagcaTGAATCAATTCATAAGTCAGAGCCTGCAAAGGACTGTAAGTTCCGAATTACTGTCCCTGCCGCAAAGCCGAATCCCCAAGGACCAGGCGAGGATGGCCAACAAGAAAGTCATCAGGATCCTAATGGCCAAACTCAGCAAGGCGATGACTTGAATCCAAGCGAACCAGATCAAAAGCCTGACGGAGCAGAAAAGCCAACTGGCAGTTCTGCACGCAAGTCTACCACAGGGGTTGCCATTCTGGCCGTACTCATGATGTTTTCCGCTCTTCCCTACATGAGATAA
- the SRS55M gene encoding SAG-related sequence SRS55M (encoded by transcript TGME49_219348~Gene product name based on ToxoDB Community Expert Annotation.~Signal peptide predicted by SignalP 2.0 HMM (probability 0.991) with cleavage site probability 0.671 at residue 36), translating into MEGTMLRGVPGSKGLRNAVCVSLLIGLVCLSARAAASPVAVTCSKGVKFVAGSLNKLQSQVELQCPEHYSLYPTKQSNKFCKNASCNEELALSVETVSWEARSDTEELPSRKQAGGNVLTLVEYPTKSQTVYFQCRKTSSGPVQGENRVASEPEETPGETCVMQVAVYGTRAAATKDEENVCTIGNDKSVTLNSTSNKVTFRCASDADTLSTINFEEALQGDGCDQTVKLADLKLSASLVEGMSATSSTNAVPYSEIPATDATDLPTYTFEVIDFPTNKVKLCYKCIEKAVHPILHPQPSKECKVLITVDAKPAATPEGPGEDTQPPTQEGSEEKPGQPEQEGDANSGKPGETPNGTDEKPSGSQSPSGSSTRKSTTGVWILALLIMFFASAAMS; encoded by the exons ATGGAAGGGACGATGTTGAGGGGCGTTCCTGGCTCTAAAGGTCTTCGAAATGCAGTCTGCGTTTCGCTCCTTATTGGCCTTGTGTGTTTGTCAGCCCGTGCGGCTGCATCGCCGGTTGCCGTGACGTGCAGCAAGGGTGTCAAGTTTGTTGCTGGGTCACTGAACAAACTCCAAAGCCAAGTTGAATTGCAGTGCCCCGAACACTATTCGCTCTATCCAACAAAGCAATCGAATAAATTCTGCAAAAACGCCTCATGTAATGAGGAGTTGGCCTTGAGTGTTGAAACAGTGAGCTGGGAAGCACGCTCGGACACTGAAGAGCTACCGTCCCGGAAACAAGCAGGAGGCAACGTCCTCACTTTGGTCGAATATCCCACGAAATCCCAAACCGTATATTTCCAGTGCCGTAAAACAAGCAGTGGGCCAGTTCAAGGAGAAAACCGCGTGGCGAGCGAACCCGAGGAGACGCCAGGGGAAACTTGCGTAATGCAAGTGGCAGTGTACGGTACAAGAGCCGCTGCTACTAAGGACGAAGAAA ATGTGTGCACAATCGGCAACGACAAGTCTGTCACCCTCAATTCCACTTCCAACAAGGTTACATTTCGGTGTGCATCAGACGCTGACACACTGTCGACGATCAACTTCGAAGAAGCATTGCAGGGAGATGGCTGTGATCAGACGGTGAAACTGGCGGATCTCAAGTTGTCTGCCTCCTTGGTTGAAGGGATGTCCGCTACCTCATCGACAAACGCGGTGCCTTACTCCGAAATTCCGGCCACCGATGCGACAGATCTGCCCACCTACACATTTGAGGTTATTGACTTTCCCACGAACAAAGTCAAACTTTGCTACAAGTGTATTGAAAAAGCAGTGCACCCAATTCTACATCCACAGCCTTCCAAGGAGTGTAAGGTGCTTATTACAGTCGACGCTAAACCGGCAGCGACTCCCGAAGGACCGGGAGAGGACACACAACCACCAAcacaagaaggaagcgaagagaagcctGGTCAGCCAGAGCAGGAAGGGGACGCGAATTCAGGGAAACCAGGTGAAACTCCAAATGGAACAGATGAGAAGCCCAGCGGCTCGCAATCGCCATCCGGCAGTTCCACACGCAAGTCTACCACAGGGGTTTGGATTCTTGCTCTACTCATTAtgtttttcgcttctgccgCCATGAGCTAG
- the SRS55N gene encoding SAG-related sequence SRS55N (encoded by transcript TGME49_309352~Gene product name based on ToxoDB Community Expert Annotation.~Signal peptide predicted by SignalP 2.0 HMM (probability 0.737) with cleavage site probability 0.260 at residue 39) has translation MEGTALRGFQVSKSLQTAVVVSIFVGLAFLSNGAASSDAAVANQEKTDFAVATLTTEQSEVTLECPNQSTLYPKTDSKKFCRDAACTQERTFQEAFVSVRWVNGTGQERTEDREKPNSNTLTLDKYPILSTTLYFQCRNEKNDQEQEQKVVSEEDETPQISRVIQVAVYGARAATTIKKEKECKDDQTVKLDVTTRAVTFRCASDATMLPINFERVFQGDNCEEQVDLKTLVPSASLVEGMSATSPGNAVPWSMAELPTFTPAYTFAFLLLPASEKKLCYKCSPPKTLEVTAEAGRQPKECMVRITVSGKQTGPDTPTSPENGEEQPILPEQQGGNGHSGQENQEDSHSGSNEPGGQGDNSNSDKPHQKPGESQTPTGSSSRKTTTSGWMLAIITVFSAFVTISSNSD, from the exons ATGGAAGGAACGGCGTTGAGGGGCTTTCAGGTCTCGAAAAGCCTTCAAACGGCAGTAGTCGTTTCAATCTTCGTTGGCCTTGCTTTCTTGTCAAACGGCGCAGCGTCATCAGATGCTGCTGTTGCCAAccaagagaaaacagattTTGCCGTCGCTACGCTCACAACAGAACAAAGTGAAGTCACTCTGGAGTGCCCGAATCAGTCGACTTTATATCCGAAGACGGACTCCAAAAAATTCTGTCGAGACGCTGCATGTACCCAAGAGCGCACTTTCCAAGAAGCGTTCGTGAGCGTGAGGTGGGTAAACGGCACAGGTCAAGAACGCACAGAGGACCGGGAGAAGCCAAACAGTAACACCCTCACTTTGGATAAGTATCCAATCCTATCAACAACACTGTATTTCCAGTGCCGTAACGAGAAGAATGACCAAGAACAAGAACAAAAGGTCGtgtcggaagaagacgagacgccACAAATATCTCGCGTAATTCAGGTGGCAGTGTACGGTGCAAGGGCGGCCACCACGATCAAAAAAGAAA AAGAATGCAAGGATGACCAGACTGTCAAGCTGGATGTCACGACTAGAGCTGTCACGTTCCGGTGTGCGTCGGACGCTACCATGTTGCCGATCAACTTTGAAAGAGTGTTCCAGGGAGACAACTGCGAAGAACAAGTGGATCTTAAGACGCTTGtgccgtctgcttctctggtTGAAGGAATGTCCGCTACGTCGCCAGGAAATGCAGTGCCGTGGTCCATGGCGGAACTTCCCACATTTACGCCCGCCTACACTTTTGCGTTCCTACTGCTTCCTGCGTCCGAGAAAAAACTGTGCTATAAATGCTCCCCCCCCAAAACACTTGAGGTAACTGCAGAAGCAGGGCGGCAGCCTAAAGAATGTATGGTTCGTATAACTGTCTCTGGCAAACAAACAGGTCCCGACACACCCACATCCCCAGAAAATGGCGAGGAGCAACCGATTCTACCAGAGCAACAGGGCGGGAATGGGCATTCTGGTCAAGAAAATCAGGAAGACAGTCACTCAGGATCTAACGAACCAGGCGGACAAGGCGATAATTCGAATTCTGATAAACCACATCAGAAGCCCGGCGAATCACAGACGCCAACTGGCAGCTCCTCACGCAAGACTACCACAAGCGGATGGATGCTTGCCATAATCACAGTATTTTCCGCTTTTGTCACCATAAGCTCAAATTCGGATTGA
- a CDS encoding adaptin n terminal region domain-containing protein (encoded by transcript TGME49_309370) — translation MFQSRTSLPSLIRGLRAAQQEGNDDEFLSASLQQIKEELVSASSPASQSLSSLLGRAPSASVRSTALLKLAYLQMLGVDLGFATFSVVEAMSVQSFTLKRPAYFACALAFASPLSATSLRARENDACAREEAQDGRQLSGSGAEGRNLADEKQKQQQALSLLTTNLFKKDFNSKETHETSLALSTLAVMSTPEIAAALLPDVLLLLASSRSILRKKAAVCASRFLIQVPALLPSSFPKLRQQLMSEEETPVVTSLCSALLQLIAERPQQYLSLVPPLFHLLCASSSNWLSLKLLKIFALLAPFEPRLPLKLLRPLRTLLEQSRAKSVEVEILRLSLLHFPFEEAAAKARRTAAAGALLANSEVAGEEPPREDGGECELDAFLRSCLRRIHALLTSADRNLRCVGVDILARLFAEKRDMAADVAACIPEFRKFVLQAAEECDPTIRSRGIDLLTKTATAESFTQIAEQLVAAAGALEAQRLPGQTRSEKETGDPRSALAVAASPASLRASFLLPVLRMGAENHYALVEDFEWYLALLASIAVDGGESSVDSYRGRPAGAGLEEEGAEPSVSGLVAEQLVDITVRVPAVRPCAALLASLICDSAGASTAGRETLRKIHRAHQRQAGVLREVEAFPEKAEQTVAPVVVRAAAWIVGEYFEYLDGNHADENVDPREGGSLSFYFDACRSLIRLARCLVLPPPVQQVVVSAAVKVFLGACSAVSRRRGLGQPRLCSAKEDLTRLCEVQEAMLAMLERCKAAAEGEHGSSPSSSVEVYDRVRLAEQLVRFFGPGDSETAGQGEGLRVWGVRQGAFLPVLPGAQQQVPLDASLDLSSPFFDYRRLQSQQASGARAPEALPQAPSSVGAASEVGGALNRKGDTSGDASGVGWRGGGPSSNGKKRFDVIRSAIAPGQPQGSPGSTTSPEKPACAVSLCLNSSGPEASLVSSSVSAVSSVESPPNSGGGATAAWDMKVRKCLRPSETAQEAGVPLPLSLQLQLKGRLWQSCGGDELLRIFCCVGEVQGPTAPDAPPAVAVALCCEKAGSVETEVSEVGIVFSEADSLGLPALVPLASELKRRSERVVVKPASFSSLLCCASTAELRDWRLEGRIVYTTESSSVDFSSLDGDAGVGEPDRQKQQRSAPFAVEIPATVGLLPLQMTEDELASFFTQAGGAVSAQHSERVAVRTRTPSPAAGCTDTWCVSLGGGAPTSPLSVLQYLRIVACAANMFLLPQQPLPASVCSSGVLKCLLIAQLYNPDGAHQLQTRLEKVEAGRTECFAPPSLPADLSGHQVLLAFVACSCGGESPREKDTPEKTSEEGSGILHFRVNVRSASATCSEAVCRRICTLLEETAFGRLHVFTE, via the exons ATGTTTCAGTCGCGGACGTCTCTGCCGTCGCTGATTCGCGGCCTGCGCGCTGCACAGCAGGAGGGCAACGACGACGAGTTCctttctgcgtcgctgcAGCAGATCAAGGAGGAACTCGTTTCTGCGTCCAGTCCGGCCTCGCagtctctgtcctctctcctggGACGCGCGCCGAGCGCCAGCGTCCGGAGCACCGCGCTGCTGAAGCTCGCCTACTTGCAGATGCTCGGAGTCGACCTGGGCTTCGCGactttctccgtcgtcgaGGCCATGAGTGTGCAGTCGTTCACGCTCAAGCGGCCAGCGTactttgcatgcgctctcgccttcgcctcgcctctctccgctaCGAGCctgcgcgcgagagagaacgacgccTGCGCCCGCGAGGAGGCACAAGACGGAAGACAGCTCTCAGGATCAGGCGCAGAGGGCAGAAACCTCGCCGACGAGAAACAAaagcagcagcaggcgctttctctcctcacgACCAATCTCTTCAAGAAAGACTTCAACAGCAAAGAAACTCACGAAACGA GCCTTGCACTGTCGACGCTTGCGGTGATGTCGACGCCTGAGATCGCTGCGGCTCTGCTGCCGGAtgttcttcttttgctgGCTTCGTCGCGCTCGATTCTCCGGAAGAAAGCGGCAGTGTGCGCCAGTCGATTCCTCATTCAAGTTCCTGCTCTGCTTCCGTCGTCCTTCCCCAAACTG CGCCAGCAGTTGATgtcggaagaggagacgccggtGGTGACTTCCTTGTGCTCGGCGCTTCTGCAGCTGATTGCGGAGAGGCCGCAGCAGTATCTCTCGTTAGTGCCTCCACTTTTTCACCTGCTCTGCGCGAGCTCGAGTAACTGGTTGTCGCTGAAGCTCCTGAAGATCTTTGCGCTGCTCGCGCCGTTCGAgcctcgcctgcctctgAAGCTTCTCAGACCTCTCCGGACGCTGCTCGAGCAGAGTCGCGCCAAGAGCGTGGAAGTTGAAATTCTTCGTCTCAGCTTGCTTCACTTTCCTttcgaagaagcagctgcgaAGGCGCGGCGCACCGCCGCTGCGGGAGCTCTCCTCGCGAACTCCGAAGTCGCGGGCGAAGAGCCTCCGCGCGAGGACGGGGGCGAATGCGAGCTGGACGCGTTTCTGCGaagctgtctccgccgcatACATGCGCTGCTCACAAGTGCAGACAGAAATCTCCGCTGCGTAGGAGTTGACATTCTCGCGAGGCTCttcgcggagaagagagacatggCTGCAGACGTCGCGGCGTGCATCCCGGAGTTTCGCAAGTTTGTGCTGCAG GCTGCCGAGGAGTGCGACCCGACCATTCGCTCGCGAGGCATCGACTTGTTGACGAAAACGGCGACGGCGGAATCGTTCACGCAGATCGCCGAGCAACTCGTCGCGGCCGCGGGCGCtctggaggcgcagagactCCCTGGCCAAACTCgaagcgaaaaggagacgggagacCCCCGCAGCGCCCTCGCCGTCGCagcctctccagcttctctcaGGGCCAGCTTCCTGCTTCCCGTCTTGCGCATGGGCGCCGA AAATCACTACGCACTCGTGGAGGACTTTGAATGGTACCTGGCGCTTCTGGCGAGCATTGCAGTGGACGGGGGGGAAAGTTCCGTCGATTCATACAGAGGCAGGCCTGCAGGCGCGGGGctcgaggaggaaggcgcagAACCTTCAGTCTCCGGCCTCGTCGCTGAGCAACTCGTGGACATCACCGTCCGCGTCCCCGCCGTGCG GCCCTGCGCCgcgctcctcgcctcgctgATTTGCGACTCCGCTGGGGCCTCGACTGCAGGGCGCGAGACGCTGCGGAAAATTCACCGCGCTCATCAGCGTCAAGCTGGCGTCTTGCGCGAGGTCGAAGCTTTCCCAGAGAAAGCCGAACAAACCGTCGCTCCCGTCGTCGTCCGAGCTGCCGCCTGGATTGTCG GCGAGTATTTCGAGTATTTGGACGGCAACCATGCAGACGAGAACGTGGACCCTCGTGAAGGAGGATCGCTGTCTTTCTACTTTGAcgcctgtcgctctctcatTCGTCTC GCCCGATGTCTGGTGTTGCCGCCTCCCGTCCAGCAGGTAGTGGTTTCGGCTGCAGTGAAAGTTTTCctgggcgcatgcagcgcagtGTCTCGGCGGCGTGGACTTGGACAGCCGCGTCTGTGTTCCGCGAAGGAAGACTTAACGCGCCTCTGCGAAGTGCAGGAAGCGATGCTGGCGATGCTTGAGAGGTGCAAAGCCGCAGCGGAGGGCGAACATGGCAGCAGTCCGTCCAGCAGCGTCGAG GTGTATGATCGGGTGCGGCTGGCGGAGCAGctcgttcgtttcttcggCCCAGGCgactcggagacagcagggcAGGGCGAGGGCCTGCGTGTGTGGGGTGTTCGACAGGGCGCCTTTCTCCCCGTTCTCCCCGGAGCGCAGCAGCAG GTTCCACTTGATGCCTCTCTGGACCTCTCGAGTCCTTTCTTCGACTATCGGCGTCTGCAGTCGCAGCAAGCCTCGGGAGCGCGCGCTCCCGAGGCTCTGCCGCAGGCTCCAAGTAGTGTGGGCGCAGCCTCCGAGGTCGGCGGCGCCCTGAAccggaaaggagacacctcgGGAGATGCCTCAGGTGTGGGGTGGCGAGGCGGAGGTCCTTCCTCgaacgggaagaagagattTGACGTTATTCGCAGCGCCATTGCGCCTGGTCAGCCGCAAGGCTCTCCGGGATCCACGACCTCGCCCGAGaagcctgcatgcgctgtctctctgtgcctcaACAGCAGCGGCCCCGAGGCGTCTCTTGTCTCGTCTTCggtgtctgctgtctcttctgtggaGTCTCCGCCCAACTCAGGGGGCGGCGCAACCGCGGCTTGGGACATGAAAGTCCGAAAGTGTCTGCGGCCTTCAGAGACGGCGCAGGAGGCAGGCGTCCcgcttccgctgtctctgcagctgcagctgaAAGGTCGGCTCTGGCAGAGTTGTGGGGGAGACGAACTTCTGCGGATCTTCTGTTGTGTGGGAGAAGTCCAGGGACCTACTGCGCccgacgcgcctcccgctgTCGCCGTCGCGCTCTGCTGCGAGAAGGCCGGAAGCGTGGAGACTGAAGTCTCGGAGGTCGGCATTGTTTTCTCTGAGGCAGACTCTCTGGGCCTCCCTGCACTggttcctctcgcctctgagctgaagaggcgaagcgagcGCGTCGTCGTGAAA CCTGCaagcttctcttctctcctctgctgcgCATCGACTGCCGAGCTTAGAGACTGGCGCCTCGAAGGCAGAATTGTCTATACGACAGAGAGTTCCTCCGTGGACTTCTCTTCGCTTGACGGAGACGCCGGCGTCGGCGAGCCTGACCgtcagaagcagcagcgctCTGCTCCCTTCGCTGTCGAAATTCCTGCAACTGTTGGACTGCTGCCTCTCCAGATGACGGAGGACGAACTCGCGTCATTTTTCACG CAAGCAGGCGGAGCAGTTTCTGCACAGCATAGCGAGCGCGTGGCTGTTCGGACGCGAACGCCCAGTCCCGCCGctgggtgtacagacacctggtGCGTCTCGCTGGGAGGAGGCGCGCCCACCTCACCGTTGTCAGTTCTTCAGTATCTGCGAATCGTGGCGTGTGCCGCAAATATGTTTCTGCTTCCGCAGCAGCCGCTGCCGGCGTCCGTCTGCTCTTCGGGGGTCTTGAAATGTCTGCTTATTGCTCAGCTGTACAACCCCGATGGCGCCCACCAGCTTCAGACGAGGCTGGAGAAAGTGGAGGCTGGGCGCACAGAGTGCTTTGCGCCTCCGTCCCTGCCCGCAGATCTGAGTGGGCATCAGGTTCTCTTGGCCTTCGTGGCTTGTTCGTGTGGGGGCGAGagtccgagagaaaaagacacgccagagaaaacgagcgaggaaggaagcgggATTCTCCACTTCAGGGTCAACGTCAGGAGCGCGAGCGCGACATGCAGCGAGGCGGTGTGCCGCCGGATCTGCACTTTGCTCGAGGAAACGGCTTTTGGACGCTTGCATGTGTTCACTGAGTAG